In Chitinophagaceae bacterium, the DNA window GAGATATAGCTGTCTTTTCACCAAGTTGAGAGATTCTTTGAACAGCTTCTTTTATTTGATTTTTTACAGGGCTAATGTATGCTTTCCAGGCTTCTTTTTTTGAAGTATTCACCATTTCGGCAGCTTCTGCATCGATTTTTGAAAGCTCATCTTCTTCAGCAATATTATTAGCTAAAATCCATTCTTTAAACTTTTTTATACAGTCAAACTCCTGTTCCCATTCAAGGCGTTTTTTTGATTTATATCTTTCGTGAGAACCGCTGGTAGAGTGTCCTTGTGGTTGAGTAACCTCAGTTATGTGAAAGATTGCAGGTATGTGAGTTTCTCTAACTTTTTTAATTCCTTCTGCATAAGTTTCGCATAGTGCTGCATAATCCCAGCCGTTAACTTTATAAATTTCAAAACCTTCACCTTTTTCATTAACTCTAAAACCTTCCAGTAAAGTAGATATATCTCCTTTTGTAGTTTGATATTTTTTTGGAACAGAAATTCCGTAACCGTCATCCCAGATAGAAATAGCTAACGGAGCTTTCAAAACTCCTGCTGCATTCACTGTTTCCCAAAACAAACCTTCGGAGGTACTGGCATCGCCTATGGTGCAGAAGCAAACCTCATTACCATTATTTGAAAAGCCGGTATCTTTTAACTCATCAGAAGCGCGGTATAATTTTGAAGCAAAAGACAAGCCTAAAGCACGTGTCATTTGACTGGCAGTGGGGGATGAGTCGGCAGAAGAATTTTTGATTTCAGTAAGATTTTTCCATAAACCATTTTCATCAAGACTTCTGGTGGAAAAGTGAGCATTCATTTGTCTGCCGGCAGAAAAGGGGTCATGTTCTAAATCCGGATTTGCATATAATTGAGCAAAAAACTGTTGAATATTTGCCATTTTAATTGCAAACATAAAGGTTTGATCTCTGTAATAACCACTGCGAAAATCTCCTTCTTGAAAGGCTTTGGCCATTGCAATCTGGGCTAATTCTTTGCCGTCTCCAAAAATTCCGAACTTCGCTTTTCCGGTAAGAACTTCTTTTCTTCCTCTTAAACTGGCTTCACGACTTTCTGCTGCTAATTTATAATCGTTTAATACTTCTGCTTTAAATTGTTCAAAAGTTAATTCATTATTTTTTAGCGTACTATCTTTCAAAGTTGAACTCATCTTATTGTATTTCTTTATCAAAACTATGTTAACCCCTTAATTCAAATTCCGGGAACTCAAATTTTATTTATTTCTCTTTTTTAGAAAAATAATTTCAGGCAAATATACAAAAAAAAGACCTCAGGAAAACTTCGAAAAGTTAATAGCTTGATAAGAAATTTAAAAAAAATTATGATTCGTCGTCCATTTTGAAATCATTCAGAAATCCCGTATTGAAATTTCCGGAAACAAAATTTTCGTTTCGCATTAATTTTTTGTGAAAAGGAATGGTAGTTTTGATTCCTTCTACTACAAATTCATCTAAGGCTCGTTTCATTTTTGCAATTGCCTCTTCTCTTGTCTGGGCTCTTACAATCAACTTTGCAATTAAAGAATCGTAATATGGAGGTATTACGTACCCTGCATAAACATGGGTGTCTACTCTGGTCCCATGCCCTTTACTGGTATGTAGGGAAGTGATTTTTCCCGGACTTGGGGCAAAGTTTTTATATGGGTCTTCTGCATTTATTCTGCATTCAATTGCATGCATGTGCGGATAATAAATCTTACCGGTTAATTTTACTCCGGCAGCAATTTTAATCTGTTCTTTAATCAAATCAAAATCTATAACTTCTTCTGTAACGGGATGCTCAACCTGAATACGGGTGTTCATTTCCATGAAGTAGAAGTTTCTGTGCTTATCTACCAGGAATTCTATAGTTCCGACACCTTCATAATTAATATAAGCAGCAGCTTTCATTGCAGCCTCACCCATTTTTTTCCGTAGTTTATCATCTAAAAAAGGAGATGGAGATTCTTCGACAAGTTTTTGATGTCTCCTTTGTATACTGCAATCTCTTTCAGATAAGTGGGTTACATTGCCATATTGGTCACCAACTATCTGAAATTCAATATGTCTGGGCTCTTCAAGATATTTTTCGAGATATATTCCGGCATTTCCAAAATTTGAATCTGCTTCTTTAGCGGCACTATCAAAAGCCTTTTCAAATTCTTTTTCGTTCCAGACTATACGCATTCCCTTTCCACCGCCGCCGGCTGTTGCTTTGAGAATTACCGGGAATCCGGTTTTTTTAGCCGTTTTTATCCCTTCTTTTAAATCTGTTATCAAACCATCTGACCCGGGTATTACAGGTACTTTTGCTGCTTTCATCGTATCTTTAGCGGTTACTTTATCACCCATTCTACGAATCATCTCTGCTGTTGGCCCGATAAATTTAATACCATATTCGGTACAAACTTCTGCAAAATTAGCATTTTCTGCCAGAAATCCGTAGCCCGGATGTATAGCATCTGCATTGGTTATTTCAGCAGCAGCCATAATATTGGGAATACTCAAATAAGACAAGGTAGATTTTGGAGGACCAATGCAAACAGCTTCATCAGCAAATTTTACATGCAAACTTTCTTTATCAGCTGTTGAATAAACAGCTACTGTTAGTATGCCCATTTCTCTGCAGGTTCTGATGATTCTCAGAGCAATTTCACCTCTGTTGGCAATTAAAATTTTCTTAAACATGTAAGGCTTACTTTTTAAGTGGCTCAATCAAAAAGAGAGGTTGTTCATATTCAACCGGAGATGCATCGTCAATTAAAATTTTTACAATTTTACCTTCAAACTCAGATTCGATTTCATTAAAAAGCTTCATGGCTTCTATTATACATAAAACAGAACCTTTTGAAATACTATCACCAACTTTGACAAAAGGATCTTTATCCGGTGATGATGCACGATAAAATGTACCAATCATTGGGGATTTTATCGTGATGTAATTATTTTCAGCAGCTTCTGCAGCCTTCTTTTCTTCCTGTGCTGCAGTTGTGTTTTCATTTGACTCCTGAGATACAGGATTCTCTTTATTTACAGGTGCAGGAGCTTGTATTTGCTGTTGCGGCTGATAAGCTACTGTTTGATTATTTTGAAATGCATCCGGCTTCGTTAAGCGGATTTTAAAGTCTTCTTTTTTGATAGATATTTCTGAAATTTCAGATTTACCAAATAGTTTAATTAGTTCTTGTATTTCTTTAAAGTCCATAGTTATTTTTTTACCCGTTCAACATAAGATTTGTCTCTGGTATCAATTTTAATTTTATCTCCTATTTCAACAAAAATAGGAACATTTATTTTAGCGCCGGTATCCAGGTTTGCCGGTTTTGTAACATTGGTTGCTGTATCTCCCTTTACACCCGGTTCTGTATATACTATTTCCATTTCCACAAAAGGAGGCAGTTCACAGGCAAGAGGCGTTTCTGTTTCAGCATGAAAAATTACTTCTACTTCTTGTCCTTCTTTTAGAAATTCCGGAGCATTAATCAGATTTTCCTGCAACGCTATTTGATCAAAACTTTCATTATTCATCAAGTGATAACCGGAATCGTCATTGTATAAATATTGAAAATGCCTTCTTTCTATTCTTGCAGTTGTGATTTTTGCACCTGAATTAAAAGTATGTTCAATATTTTTTTGAGTGGTAAGACTTTTTAACTTGGTTCTTACAAAAGCACCCCCTTTCCCCGGCTTCACGTGCTGAAATTCAATGATTTGATACAAATCATTGTTCATTTCTATGCAAAGTCCGTTTTTTATATCTGCTGTTGTAGCCATTTTTTTAAATATTTTTCTCTAATATAGATTTTTTATTTGAAATGTAAAAAGTTTTCTTGAAAGCTTTAGCTGTTGTAACTCCACTTGATATACATAGCACCCCATGTAAAACCCCCACCAAAAGCAGCTAAGACAATATTGTCGCCTTTGTTTAATTTATTTTCCCATTCCCAAAGACAAAGAGGGATAGTGGCATTTGTTGTGTTGCCATACTTTTCAATGTTAAGCATTACCTTAGACGAATCAAGTCCCATTCTTGAAGCTGTGGCGTCAATTATTCTTTTGTTGGCCTGATGCGGAACCAGCCAGTGTATATCTTCAGCTTTTAGATTGTTTCTTTTCATTATGATTTCACCGGCTTCAGCCATTTTTGTTACGGCAACTTTAAATACGGATTGACCGTCTTGAAATACATAGTGTTCTTCAGCCTCTACAGTTTCTTTTGTGGGTGGATGTAATGAACCCCCGGCTTTTTGGTGAAGGAAAACCCTTCCTGACCCGTCAGATTTCATGTATGCATCCTGAATTCCGGTTCCATCTTCTTCCGGTTCGAGCATTACTGCTGCCGCACCATCACCAAAAATGATACAAGTTTTCCGGTCTTTATAATTGATAATTGAAGACATTTTATCTGCTCCGACAACAATTATTTTTTTGTAGGTTTTGCTCTGAATAAATTGTGAAGCTGTATGTAAGGCGTAGATAAATCCTGAGCAAGCAGCATTTAAATCGTATCCAAATGCATTGGATAAGCCTGTTTTATCAGCAATAATATTTGCGGTTGCAGGAAAAGTCATATCACCGGTAACGGTGGCACATATTATTAATTCGACTTCTTCAGCAGCGGTATTCGTTTTTTTCAATAAACCGTTTACAGCATGCACTGCCATGTCGGAAGTAGCTTTGCCTTTCTCCTTTAAAATTCTTCTTTCTGCTATGCCGGTTCTAGATAGTATCCAATCTTCGGTGGTATCTACCATTTTTTCCAATTCAGCATTGGTAAGTTTTGTTTCCGGCAAGTAGCCATGAACTCCTGTGATCGCTGCTAACACATTATTCATGAATCAATTTTGGGTTAAAAAAAAGAAAGCAGGGCATATGACCTGCTTTAGGATTATATAGGAATTGATTTATGCAGAAATCTTAGGCTCCATTAATTGTTTGCCTCTGTAATATCCACATTCTCCGCATACGCGGTGAAATAAAACAGGTGCACCACAGTTAGAGCAAGAAACAACATTAGGGATTTCCGCTTTGTAATGCGTTCTTCTTTTATCTCTTCTTGTTTTAGATGTTTTTCTCTTCGGATGTGCCATTTTTACTTATTTTAAATTTAAATTTTTTAATTTATCCCATCTGGGGTCTTGAATTTTATTGTCTTTTTTTTGATTTAGTTTGTCTAAAACTTCTTTGTCACAGTTTTCATTTAAATTCGTTTCCTCGCAGTTTTTTTGCAAAGGTAAACTCAAAACTGAAAATTCATACATAATTTGAGTTAAATCTAAATAAGTATCTTGCTGCCCAATATAAATTATGTCCGGATCATCCTCCGGATTCTGCTCTCGAATACTTTCAAATTTAACGTATATATCCTGCCTGTAATGAACAGGCAAGTCAATTTTTTTTAAGCATCTGTCACAATCAGTTTTTACCGTTCCCTCTACATCTATCAACAAGTCAAACTGTGTGTCCCTTTTTTCAAAGGTCACAAAAACATTCAAATTTGATTCACCTATAGGCGAATTTTTGAAATGCTTAAAAAAATCATCTTTTATTTCAAAATTAAAATAATGCGTCCCCTTTTTCAGGCCCACAAATGGAATACTATATTGTCTTAACTCTTTATCCAAAACTACCTCCCTGAAAATAAGCACAAAGATACGTGTTAAATTGAAATTAACAAAATAAAAAACGGAAGCTGAAGCGCTAATATTTTAATATTTAGTTTTTCTCTTTGATTTTATCTGATTTTTTTAAGGGATTTGCAGTATTTTCATGATATTCATTTCTATTGTTAATGATATCTATAGCTTGAAATACAGCATTTCTGAAAGAGTCAGCTGAGGCCAAATTTTTTCCTGCAATATCATAGGCCGTTCCATGGTCTGGCGAGGTGCGCACAAATGGAAGTCCGGCCGTAAAGTTTACTCCGCTTCCGAATGATAGCGTTTTGAAAGGTACCAGCCCCTGATCATGATACATAGCCAGAATTCCATCAAATTTTTTAAAGACAGAAGCTCCAAAAAATCCATCTGCCGGAAATGGCCCAAATGTTAATATTCCGCTTTCAGTTGCTTTTTCAACAGCCGGAATAATTGTTTCTTTTTCTTCAGTGCCAATAGTACCCTCTTCACCTGCATGGGGATTTAAGCCCAAAACGGCTATCTTAGGCTTGATTATACCAAAGTCTATCATCAGACTTTGTTCCATTATTTTTAACTTTTGTAAAATTCTTTTGACAGTTACAGAAGAACCGGCATCTTTTAAGGCAACGTGATTGCTCAATAAACCGACTCTGATATTTTCACTTACCAGAAACATTAGAGATTCCTGAACATTTCCGGCTTTTTCAAGATATTCCGTATGTCCGCTAAAGTCCTTGTGAATAGCAGTTATTTTTTCTTTATTTATAGGTGCGGTTACTATGGCATTTATTTCATCGTTTTTTATAGCCTGAATTGCAGCATCAATAGATTGAAGAGCATATTTGCCGCTTTGTTCAGTAGGCTGACCAATAGTGATAACCGGATTGTCGTCCAGGCAATTGATTAGGTTTATTTGCTTGTGTTTTACGGATTTTAAATTGTCTATGTTGAAAATTTTGACATGTTGTAATTCCAGCATTTTTTTATGATAGTTCATCACTTTGGATGAACCAAAAATAACCGGTGTGCAATATTTTAACATTCTGTTATCAGAAAAAACTTTTAAAATCACTTCCGCACCTATTCCGTTAAAATCTCCTAAGGTTATACCTATGACCGGTAAATTAGAGTGTCTATTCATTTTTTTAAACTTTTTCTATTTTTTTAAATTGCTAAACATTTTTACAAATTCGTAAATGAGCCTAACCCCAAAGCCGGTTCCATTTTTACCCATATAGTTTAACTCTTTTAACAAAAATGAGGTTCCGGCAATGTCGTTGTGAATGTAAGGGTAATCTGTGAAATGTTCTAAAAATTTTCCGGCGGTAATAGCACCGGCATCAGGACCCCCAACATTTTTTAAGTCTGCCATATCAGATTTTAGCAGGTCTTTATATTCATCGAAAAAAGGAAATTCCCATACTTTTTCACCGGCTATTTTACTCGATTCTGCAAAAGCTAATTTTAAATCCAAAGGTGCATTACCCATGGTTACAGACGCAAATGGACCCAAGGCCATTTTGGCACTTCCGGTTAGCGTTGCAAAGTCTAAGACAAGCATTGGTTTGTATTTTTTTGCATAGGATAATGCATCTGCAAGTATAAGTCTGCCTTCAGCATCAGTATTTAAAACTTCAACACTGGTGCCATCAAACATTTTTATAACATCCCCCGGGGTAATTGCATTTTCTCCCGGTCTGTTATCTGTAGCCGGAATTAACCCAATAGTATAAACAGGTAGTTTCTCTTTTGCAATAGCATAAATGCCGGCTGCTACTACTGCCCCCCCTGCCATATCAGACTTCATCATATCCATTGAGTTTGCCGTTTGTTTTAAACTTAACCCCCCGGTATCATAAACAAGTCCTTTACCAACCAAAATAATAGGTTTTTTGTTGACGGCATTAGCCGGTTTCCATTCTAAAATATTAAAAGTAGGAGGATCCTGACTCCCTTTATTTACCGAGAGCAGTCCCCCCATTTTTAACTTTTCAAGTTCTTTTTTCCTGAGTATTTTTACCGAAACCTTTACTTTGCTTAAGTTTTCTTTAATCGAGTTACTGAATTCTTCAGCTGTCAGGTCAATTAAAGGTCTGTTTACCCAATCTCTGGCTAAAAATGTACTTTCTACTTTTGTATTCAGCTCATTTAATTTTTTTTCATCTATATTGGTATGATAAATGGAGATAGGTAAATTTACAGTAGTTTCTTTTTTGCTTTTGTAATTATTGAAAGTATAGGTTGAAAGTGCAAAGCCTTCCGTAAAGTAAAGTAGATCTTCAAAAGCAATATTTTCAGCACTACTAAGCGTAATCTCTTTTATTTGAAGCGTTTTTATAAATCGAAAACATTCATTTCCGCAGAGGCGTAAAGTCTGTGCAAAGTCCGTATTGTTTGATTTTTTGATTGGCTTAACTATTAATACCAGACTGCTTTCCAGATTTATTATATTAAATGTGTTATCTTTGTTAAAAGAGGCTAATGCTTTTTTTTCTTTGATTAAAGAATTAAGCTTGAAGTTGTCATCTGTAAGTATGATAGTCAGCTTATTACTAAAAAGCTTTTCTTTTTTTATTTGTTTTAGCATTATTTTTGTTTTCCACAAAGCTATTCAATTTAACTTAAAGTTTGAGGTCTTAGTGATAATCCCAATCATAATCAACCAATAATATGCAACTGAAAAAGTCATTGGGGCAACATTTTTTAAAGAATAAAAATATTGCTTCCCGTATAGTAAATGCTTTATACGAGGAAGCTGATGTTCCGGATCATATAGTAGAAATTGGACCCGGTTCGGGCATTTTAACTGATTTTTTGTACATAAAAGCCAAAAATCTTACACTGATTGAGTTGGATAAAAGACTAATCGAAAATTTAGAAAATAAATATCCGAAAGCCACAATTATACAGGCAGATGTCTTGCGCTATGACTGGAAAAAAATTCCGTCAGATCGATTTGCGGTAATTGGAAATTTCCCATACAATATATCCAGCCAAATAATTTTCAAAGTTTTAGAAAATTATAAAAGAATACCATATATGGTTGGTATGTTTCAAAAAGAAATGGCAAAAAGAGTATCATCGGGTCCCGGAAGTAAAGAATATGGAGTAATTAGTGTTTTGAGTCAATTTTATTACGAAACGCAGTACCTGTTTGATGTTGACAGGGGTGAGTTCACTCCTCCACCGGCAGTTCAATCAGGAATTTTGAAATTTTTTTTGAAAAATGATGCAACCATACCGGAAAATGTCAGTCTTATAAGAAGAATAGTTAAACAATCATTTAATCAAAGAAGAAAAACATTGAGAAATAGTTTAAAAAACATGATTCCTAAAGACATAATTACGGATGAGTTTTTTAATAAAAGACCGGAACAGCTATCTTTGAATGAATTTGTTGAATTAAGTAAGCGATTGGATGAAACGAATTAAGGTCTTAATAGCAGATAAACATTGTCCGGATGAGATTTTAGAAAAGTTAGAAGAAAAGCATTTTGAAACGATTCGGATAAAAGATAATAAAAGAGAAAGTTTAATTTCTGAAATTTTAGATAAAGAGGTGTTGGTTGTTAGCGGAGGAATTCAGGTTGATCGTACTTTGATAGAAAGAGCTAAAAAATTGAAACTCATCGTAAGAGCCGGGTCGGGTATGGAGATTATAGATACCCTTACAGCCGGAGAGTTTGGAATTGTTTGTCAGAATACTGCAGAAGGTAATGCTGATTCAGTAGCAGAGCATGCTTTGGGGATGATTTTAACACTTTTGCATAAGTTAAACAAAGCTGACAAAGAAGTCAAGAATTTTGAGTGGCAAAGAGAACCAAACAGAGGTGTTGAGTTTAGTAAAAAAACCTTGGGTATCATTGGATATGGAAACACAGGGATGAAGTTGGCAAAAAAAGTATCGGGTATGGACGTAAATGTGCTTGCTTATGATATCTTTAAACTGAACTTTTCAGATAAATATGCTAATGAAGCGAATCTGAATCAAATTTTCCGGGAAACGGATATATTAAGTATACATTTGCCTCTAACGGAAAAAACCAGATACATGATTGACGACAATTTTTTAGGCGAATTTCAAAAACCGATTTATTTGATAAATACTTCCAGAGGCGAGGTAGTTAGTTTGGAAAGTATAATTAAAGGGCTGGATAAAGGAATTTTAAAAGGTGCCGGATTAGATGTGTTGGAAAAGGAGAATCTGAGTATATTTAATATAGAAGAGAAGAAAATTTTTGAAAACCTGAGCAAAAGGGAAAATGTTATTTTAACACCTCATGTTGCCGGTTGGTCGGAAGAATCCAGATTTAAAATCGGCAATTCAGTACTGACAAGAATTTTAAAGTTTTTTGGTAGAGATTAATTATTTAACTTTTAATACACTTATAATTAATAAGTTGACAGTAAAATGTAGAGAAAAATATTTTGAAGTTTAGTTGAGACAGACTTTTTTTAAGTTTATAGTTTTTAAACTATTGTTAAAACTAAATTAATTTTTATAGTTTTGTTCAGTTAATTAAAAAAACAGTACGCATGAAAAAGATAGCATCTTTAGTATTAACACTATTTACAGTTTTTCAAATCAATGGTCAGTCAAACTTTTGTGCAACTGATTATTCAGATGAAATGTACGATTGGTTGAGGGAGTTTGTTCAAAATCCTGCGAATTTGCAGTTTAAAAGAAGCAGTGAACCAATTATGCTCCCTTTGCAAATACACATAGTTGGGAATGATATCGGAGACGGTTATTATTCTTCAAGAACATTATTAACGGTATTGTGTGAATTAAACGATTATTTTGATGATACAGGTTTTCGTTTCTATTTGCATGATGATGTAAATTATATTAATAGTACTTCATTATTTGTACATAGTTCTTCATTTGCTATTGCACCTTTGATTAATGCAACCAGAGCAGCAAATGCCATTAATATGTATTTTGTGCAGGATCCAAGTGGGGCATGCGGATATTATTCAGGAGGAGCTACTTCTCAGGGAGCTCTTGAGGAAGGGGGACTGGATTTTATGATGATAAACAGATCAAACAATTGTGCCGGACCTGGGAATATAACGATTGCTCATGAAATTGGGCACTACTTCTCTTTGCCCCATCCTTTCTTCAGATGGGAAGGTGGTAACGTTCCGGATAATCCTGAATACGTAACCAGAGACCCTGCTACCAGAAATTGTCATGAAACAGCTGATTTATTTTGTGATACAGATGCCGATTATTTTTATGAAAGATGGAGTGCTCCTTATAATTTTGCAGCTAATCCATTTGGTTTTGAATTAATAGATCCTTTGGGAGAGCCTATCGATCCGGATCCGACATTGATTATGGGATATGCTAATGAATCAGGAAATCCGTCTCCAAATCGCTTTTCAAATGAGCAAATGGCAGCAATGAATGGATTTTTAATGGCCAGAAGAACGAATTTGTTGCAACATCCGGAACCGGTTACTCAGGAGATTACTCAAACTGCAACTTTAGTTTCTCCTTCACAGGGAAGTACGGTTACAGCAAACTATGTAAATCTAAAATGGAACCATGTACCTAATGCAACACATTACAGTGTTCAGGTTGCTACAAATGTTGGTTTCACAAATTTACCGGTTGATACAATAGTATCTGACACTTCTTTGGTTGTTACAAATTTGGCACCGAATAATTCCAATTATCGCTTTAGAGTGACTCCATTTAATCAAACTTCTTTTTGTACAGAAGCTTCATCCATAACCACTTTTGCTACGGGAGGAGCTTCTCCAATATCTCCAAATTTAGTAACGAGATTTTGTGCTGATGAAACTTTAGGTTCAATTACTTTAAATCCTACAGGTGGAACGCCACCTTATCAATATGTATGGGCAGGAGGGTTTAGCGGAAATCAGGTTAGTAATCTTTTTCCGGGCAACTATAATGTAACCATACAGGATGCGGATGGTAACTCTTTACCATTAAGCATCGATTTATTCCCTTATGAACCATTAGAGTTAGAAGTATTGGTTGGTCCGGGTTTATTAGCTGCTGAAGTGAGTGGAGGCAAAGAGCCTTACTCTTATGAATGGTCAAATGGTTTTGTAGATAGAAAAATATTTGAATTGGATCAGGGTAGCTATACTGTTGAAGTTACTGATGCTACCGGTTGCACTATTTCCGGGCAAGCATCAATTACCGGAATACAGGAGCCGGGCGAAGAGTTTTCTAATGTACGTGTATATCCTAATCCTACCCAATCAACCGGAGTAGTATATGTAGTTTTTGAAACAATTTTAAATGTAGATGGTAAGCTTTCACTGTATAATAATCAGGGGCAGCAAATAATGGAACGAAATGTCTCAATAATAAGTGGTATGAACTCTGAGTCTATAACAATTGAAAATTTACCTCAGGGAGTATATATAATTAGGTTAGAAGCCGGGAACAGTATTATGAACAAACGATTAATTGTTTTGTAGGCTTGTGAATTTTAATAATTTCAATTAATTTCGAACTTAATTCATGTTAAGTTATATTTAAAAAAAAATGATTATGCAGCGTATTTTGATGTTATTTCTAAGTGTCATGCTTACACTTGCCGGATATGCTCAAACCGGTGAAGTATCAGGTCGGGTTGTTGATGAAAGAGGAGAAGGGGTTCCTTTTGCTTCTGTTGCTGTGGAACAGGATGGAAGTGTTATTCGTGGATCACAAAGTGATTTTGACGGTAATTTCTTAATTCGACCAATTAATCCGGGCAGATACGACTTACGTG includes these proteins:
- a CDS encoding T9SS C-terminal target domain-containing protein codes for the protein MKKIASLVLTLFTVFQINGQSNFCATDYSDEMYDWLREFVQNPANLQFKRSSEPIMLPLQIHIVGNDIGDGYYSSRTLLTVLCELNDYFDDTGFRFYLHDDVNYINSTSLFVHSSSFAIAPLINATRAANAINMYFVQDPSGACGYYSGGATSQGALEEGGLDFMMINRSNNCAGPGNITIAHEIGHYFSLPHPFFRWEGGNVPDNPEYVTRDPATRNCHETADLFCDTDADYFYERWSAPYNFAANPFGFELIDPLGEPIDPDPTLIMGYANESGNPSPNRFSNEQMAAMNGFLMARRTNLLQHPEPVTQEITQTATLVSPSQGSTVTANYVNLKWNHVPNATHYSVQVATNVGFTNLPVDTIVSDTSLVVTNLAPNNSNYRFRVTPFNQTSFCTEASSITTFATGGASPISPNLVTRFCADETLGSITLNPTGGTPPYQYVWAGGFSGNQVSNLFPGNYNVTIQDADGNSLPLSIDLFPYEPLELEVLVGPGLLAAEVSGGKEPYSYEWSNGFVDRKIFELDQGSYTVEVTDATGCTISGQASITGIQEPGEEFSNVRVYPNPTQSTGVVYVVFETILNVDGKLSLYNNQGQQIMERNVSIISGMNSESITIENLPQGVYIIRLEAGNSIMNKRLIVL
- the rsmA gene encoding ribosomal RNA small subunit methyltransferase A — protein: MQLKKSLGQHFLKNKNIASRIVNALYEEADVPDHIVEIGPGSGILTDFLYIKAKNLTLIELDKRLIENLENKYPKATIIQADVLRYDWKKIPSDRFAVIGNFPYNISSQIIFKVLENYKRIPYMVGMFQKEMAKRVSSGPGSKEYGVISVLSQFYYETQYLFDVDRGEFTPPPAVQSGILKFFLKNDATIPENVSLIRRIVKQSFNQRRKTLRNSLKNMIPKDIITDEFFNKRPEQLSLNEFVELSKRLDETN